In a single window of the Serratia quinivorans genome:
- the yeiH gene encoding Uncharacterised protein — protein MATNTTQNFPTRQFALFGLPHLIPGLLLTGAITALAVWIGDIPWVAGLGLGALTLAILLGIVVGNTLYPWLQPSSHSGVQFAKQRLLRLGIILYGFRLTFQQIADVGTTGIIIDALTLTTTFLLACWLGKKVFGLDTHTTMLIGAGSSICGAAAVMATEPVLKADANKVAVAVSTVVVFGTLAIFAYPWLYHLNEQFQWLPFNQESFGIFTGSTIHEVAQVVAAGHAIGPDAENAAVISKMIRVMMLAPFLVVLSGFISRSRSTDNSGEKAEKSAITIPWFAVLFIAVAGLNSFNLIPATLVKHLITADTWMLAMAMAALGLTTHISAVRQAGVKPILLATLLFIWLIVGGGAINLLVQHFL, from the coding sequence ATGGCGACCAATACCACACAGAATTTCCCCACTCGGCAATTTGCCCTGTTCGGTTTACCTCACCTGATCCCAGGGCTGCTGTTGACCGGGGCTATCACCGCGTTAGCCGTCTGGATTGGTGATATTCCATGGGTGGCCGGACTGGGGCTGGGAGCGCTGACGCTGGCGATTTTACTCGGCATTGTGGTAGGTAATACGCTGTATCCCTGGTTACAGCCCAGCTCTCACAGCGGCGTTCAGTTCGCCAAACAGCGCCTGCTGCGGTTGGGCATTATCCTTTACGGCTTCCGCCTGACGTTTCAGCAAATTGCCGACGTGGGCACTACCGGTATCATCATTGATGCGTTAACGCTCACCACCACTTTCCTGCTCGCCTGCTGGTTGGGCAAGAAAGTGTTTGGCCTCGACACTCATACCACCATGCTGATCGGTGCCGGCAGCAGCATCTGCGGTGCGGCTGCGGTCATGGCTACCGAACCGGTACTGAAAGCCGATGCCAATAAGGTGGCGGTCGCCGTGAGCACCGTGGTGGTGTTCGGTACGCTGGCGATCTTTGCCTACCCTTGGCTGTACCATCTGAACGAGCAATTCCAATGGCTGCCGTTTAATCAGGAAAGCTTCGGTATCTTCACCGGTTCGACCATCCACGAAGTGGCACAGGTCGTCGCCGCCGGGCATGCCATCGGGCCGGATGCTGAAAACGCTGCGGTAATCTCCAAAATGATCCGCGTAATGATGCTGGCCCCCTTCCTGGTCGTACTTTCAGGGTTTATCAGCCGCAGCCGTAGCACTGACAACAGCGGTGAGAAAGCAGAAAAGTCTGCCATTACCATTCCCTGGTTTGCCGTGCTGTTTATCGCCGTCGCCGGGCTGAACTCGTTCAACCTGATCCCGGCTACGCTGGTAAAACATCTGATTACTGCGGATACCTGGATGCTGGCGATGGCCATGGCGGCGCTGGGATTGACCACCCACATCAGCGCAGTGCGCCAGGCGGGGGTAAAACCGATTCTGCTGGCCACCCTGTTGTTCATCTGGCTGATTGTCGGCGGCGGTGCGATTAACCTGCTGGTACAACACTTCCTCTGA
- the nfo gene encoding Endonuclease 4: MKFVGAHVSASGGVDQAVIRAHELEATAFALFTKNQRQWKAAPLPADVIDKFKSACAQYGYGPGQILPHDSYLINLGHPVTEALEKSREAFLDEMQRCEQLGLTLLNFHPGSHLLQIDEDKCLARIAESINLVLDKTSGVTAVIENTAGQGSNLGFKFEHLAAIIDGVEDKSRVGVCIDTCHAFAAGYDLRTEETCEQTFKELGEVVGFNYLRGMHLNDAKSEFGSRVDRHHSLGEGNIGKTVFSYIMRDPRFDNIPLILETVNPDIWAEEIAWLKAQQ, encoded by the coding sequence ATGAAGTTTGTCGGTGCACATGTCAGCGCGTCAGGCGGCGTGGATCAGGCGGTTATCCGCGCGCACGAATTAGAGGCGACCGCATTCGCCCTGTTCACTAAAAATCAGCGTCAATGGAAAGCAGCGCCGCTGCCTGCCGATGTGATTGATAAATTCAAGAGCGCCTGCGCGCAATACGGTTACGGCCCAGGACAGATCCTGCCGCACGACAGCTACCTGATTAATCTCGGCCACCCGGTGACCGAGGCATTGGAAAAATCCCGCGAAGCCTTTCTTGATGAGATGCAGCGTTGTGAGCAACTGGGGCTGACGCTGCTGAACTTCCATCCTGGCAGCCATCTGCTGCAAATTGACGAAGACAAATGCCTGGCACGCATCGCTGAATCCATCAACCTGGTGCTGGATAAAACCAGCGGTGTGACAGCGGTGATCGAAAATACCGCCGGTCAGGGCAGTAATCTGGGCTTTAAGTTTGAACATTTGGCGGCGATCATCGACGGCGTGGAAGACAAAAGCCGCGTCGGCGTCTGCATCGACACCTGTCACGCTTTTGCCGCCGGTTACGATCTGCGTACCGAGGAAACCTGCGAACAGACCTTTAAGGAACTCGGTGAGGTGGTGGGCTTCAACTATTTGCGCGGTATGCACCTGAACGACGCCAAAAGCGAATTCGGCAGCCGCGTTGACCGTCACCACAGCCTGGGTGAGGGCAACATCGGTAAAACGGTGTTCAGCTACATCATGCGCGACCCGCGCTTCGACAATATCCCGCTGATCCTGGAAACGGTGAACCCGGATATCTGGGCGGAAGAGATCGCCTGGCTAAAAGCCCAGCAGTAG